The Amblyomma americanum isolate KBUSLIRL-KWMA chromosome 5, ASM5285725v1, whole genome shotgun sequence genome window below encodes:
- the LOC144133296 gene encoding dihydrolipoyllysine-residue succinyltransferase component of 2-oxoglutarate dehydrogenase complex, mitochondrial encodes MAAFVALLKRGSLRTIYRFKTVNESHDALKIQQLRHLTSCTSAKAPKRQQVHKHTSRCLPSANNWNAHYLRHISSTSALCDEFRVIKCPQLAESLSEGDIRWNKAVGDTVKEDEVICEVETDKTSVPIHAPAAGVVAELLVEDGATIQPGKDIMKLKVGAGGGEAASAAPPQPAAAPASPPPAAAASGGGEVRTIKCPQLAESLSEGDIRWSKGVGDTVAEDEVICEVETDKTSVPIHAPAGGVILEILAPDGTTVQPGKDIFRLQIGGAGAAPAAARPAAAPTPVATPPPPAASSGPIPTTPPPTPAMPSGPMASIPVSSIQVPGPAAQAASAAAGAAPLIGARTEQRVKINRMRQRIAQRLKDAQNTYAMLTTFNEVDMTSVIQMRSKYKDAFAKKHGVKLGFMSPFVKAAAFALQDQPVVNAVIDEQEIVYRDYIDISVAVSTPKGLVVPVVRNCERMNYADIEKAIFELGEKARTGSLAIEDMDGGTFTISNGGVFGSMFGTPIINPPQSAILGMHAIFERPVAINGKIEIRPMMYICLTYDHRLIDGREAVTFLKKVKAAVEDPAVLMLDI; translated from the exons GCGCCAAGGCCCCGAAGCGGCAACAAGTTCACAAGCACACCTCGCG ATGTCTACCCAGCGCCAACAACTGGAACGCACATTATTTGCGACATATTTCGTCAACGTCTGCTCTCT GCGACGAGTTTCGAGTCATCAAATGCCCGCAACTAGCAGAGTCCCTGAGTGAAGGCGACATTCGATGGAACAAAG CTGTTGGTGACACTGTGAAAGAAGATGAAGTCATCTGTGAGGTGGAAACAGACAAA ACCTCCGTGCCCATTCATGCACCAGCTGCTGGTGTGGTCGCTGAGCTCCTCGTGGAAGATGGCGCAACGATCCAGCCGGGCAAGGACATCATGAAGCTCAAAGTCGGAGCAG GTGGTGGAGAAGCAGCGTCCGCAGCTCCTCCGCAACCAGCAGCAGCGCCTGCATCGCCaccacccgctgctgctgcttcaggagGCGGCGAAGTGCGAACCATAAAGTGCCCACAGCTGGCAGAGTCGCTTAGTGAGGGGGACATTCGCTGGAGCAAAG GCGTTGGTGACACCGTGGCCGAAGATGAAGTGATCTGTGAAGTAGAAACCGACAAG ACATCTGTGCCCATCCATGCGCCAGCTGGCGGAGTCATCCTCGAGATCCTGGCACCCGACGGAACTACAGTGCAGCCTGGCAAAGACATCTTTAGGTTGCAAATCGGAG GAGCTGGCGCTGCACCTGCTGCTGCTCGGCCAGCGGCTGCGCCGACACCGGTGGCTACTCCGCCTCCTCCTGCTGCATCATCAGGGCCAATACCAACAACGCCGCCACCCACACCAGCAATGCCCTCAG GACCAATGGCCTCCATCCCAGTGTCCAGTATTCAGGTACCTGGGCCAGCCGCACAAGCTGCTTCTGCCGCCGCCGGTGCTGCACCACTGATTGGTGCAAGAACCGAACAAAGG GTAAAAATAAACCGCATGCGGCAAAGAATCGCACAGCGACTGAAGGACGCACAAAATACATACGCCATGCTGACGACCTTCAATGAGGTCGACATGAC GAGCGTCATTCAGATGCGCAGCaagtacaaggatgcatttgccAAGAAGCATGGTGTCAAGCTGGGCTTCATGTCTCCATTCGTCAAGGCCGCAGCATTTGCCCTGCAGGACCAGCCGGTGGTTAATGCTG TCATCGATGAGCAAGAAATTGTGTACCGTGACTACATTGACATCAGCGTGGCAGTTTCTACACCAAAG GGCCTGGTCGTTCCTGTTGTTCGCAACTGCGAACGGATGAACTACGCCGACATCGAGAAGGCCATCTTCGAGCTGGGCGAGAAGGCACGCACCGGAAGCCTAGCCATCGAGGACATGGACGGCGGCACCTTCACCATCAGCAATGGTGGCGTCTTTGGCTCCATGTTCGGCACACCCATCATCAACCCACCCCAGTCGGCCATCTTGGGCATGCACGCGATTTTCGAGCGGCCGGTGGCAATCAACGGAAAG ATTGAGATCCGGCCCATGATGTACATCTGCCTGACCTACGACCACCGCCTGATCGACGGCAGGGAAGCCGTCACGTTCCTTAAGAAGGTCAAGGCTGCGGTCGAAGACCCTGCCGTGCTCATGCTTGACATCTAG